One region of Mycolicibacterium lutetiense genomic DNA includes:
- the gatC gene encoding Asp-tRNA(Asn)/Glu-tRNA(Gln) amidotransferase subunit GatC — translation MSKISRDEVAHLARLARLALTDDELDSFAGQLDAILGHVSQIQSVDVTGVEATDNPLKDVNVSRPDVVKTSLTQAEALAAAPRAEDGRFAVPRILGEGE, via the coding sequence GTGTCGAAGATCTCCCGAGACGAGGTTGCCCATCTGGCGCGCCTGGCGCGTCTGGCCCTGACCGATGACGAACTGGACAGTTTCGCCGGCCAGCTGGATGCCATCCTCGGCCACGTCAGCCAGATCCAGTCCGTCGACGTCACCGGTGTGGAGGCGACGGACAACCCCCTCAAGGACGTCAACGTCAGCCGGCCTGACGTGGTCAAGACGTCGCTGACGCAGGCGGAAGCGCTGGCCGCCGCGCCGCGCGCCGAAGACGGGCGCTTCGCCGTGCCGCGGATTCTCGGAGAGGGTGAATGA
- the gatB gene encoding Asp-tRNA(Asn)/Glu-tRNA(Gln) amidotransferase subunit GatB, with amino-acid sequence MSVATAELVDYDDVIAAYEPVMGMEVHVELSTATKMFCGCANQFGAEPNTLVCPVCLGLPGSLPVLNESAVESAIRIGLALNCDIAPWGRFARKNYFYPDQPKNYQISQYDEPIAVDGYLDVPLDDGTTFRVEIERAHMEEDTGKLTHLGSDTGRIAGATTSLADFNRAGVPLVEIVTRPIEGTGARAPEIARAYVTALRDLLRGLGVSDVRMDQGSMRCDSNLSLMPVGATEFGTRTETKNVNSLKSVEVAVRYEMRRQAAVLNSGGTVTQETRHFHEDGYTSPGRSKETAEDYRYFPEPDLEPVAPSAELVERLRETIPELPWLARKRIQQDWGISDEVMRDLVNAGAVELVAATVSHGAPSEAARAWWGNFLVQKANESEVELEALAITPAQVAAVVKLVDEGKLSNKLARQVIEGVLAGEGEPEQVMTDRGLALVRDDSVIQAAVDEALAANPDVADKIRGGKIQAAGAIVGAVMKATKGSADAARVRELVLAACGQSG; translated from the coding sequence ATGTCTGTCGCTACCGCTGAACTCGTTGACTATGACGACGTCATCGCCGCCTATGAGCCCGTGATGGGTATGGAGGTGCACGTCGAGCTGTCTACGGCCACCAAGATGTTCTGCGGCTGCGCCAACCAGTTCGGAGCCGAGCCCAACACGCTCGTCTGTCCGGTGTGTCTGGGGCTGCCCGGTTCACTGCCGGTGCTCAATGAGTCGGCGGTCGAGTCGGCGATCCGCATCGGCCTGGCGCTCAACTGCGACATCGCGCCGTGGGGCCGGTTCGCCCGGAAGAACTACTTCTACCCCGATCAGCCGAAGAACTACCAGATCTCGCAGTACGACGAGCCGATCGCGGTCGACGGTTACCTGGACGTGCCGCTCGACGATGGCACCACCTTCCGCGTGGAGATCGAGCGCGCGCACATGGAGGAGGACACCGGCAAGCTGACCCACCTGGGCAGCGATACCGGTCGCATCGCGGGTGCCACGACCTCGCTCGCTGATTTCAACCGTGCCGGCGTTCCGCTCGTCGAGATCGTCACCAGGCCCATCGAGGGGACCGGGGCACGCGCACCGGAGATCGCCCGCGCGTATGTGACCGCACTGCGAGACCTGCTGCGCGGCTTGGGTGTATCGGATGTGCGGATGGACCAGGGATCGATGCGGTGTGACTCGAACCTGTCCCTCATGCCGGTTGGGGCCACCGAATTCGGCACCCGCACCGAGACCAAGAACGTGAACTCACTCAAGAGTGTCGAGGTGGCGGTCCGATACGAAATGCGCCGTCAGGCAGCAGTTCTCAATTCCGGTGGCACGGTCACCCAGGAGACGCGGCATTTCCACGAGGACGGCTATACGTCACCCGGCCGCAGCAAGGAGACCGCGGAGGACTACCGGTACTTTCCCGAGCCCGACCTTGAGCCGGTTGCACCCAGTGCTGAGTTGGTCGAACGGCTGCGCGAGACGATCCCTGAGCTGCCATGGTTGGCGCGCAAGCGGATTCAGCAGGATTGGGGCATCTCCGACGAGGTGATGCGTGATCTGGTCAACGCCGGCGCAGTGGAGTTGGTGGCCGCCACCGTCTCCCACGGCGCCCCCAGCGAGGCTGCCCGCGCGTGGTGGGGCAACTTCCTGGTACAGAAGGCGAATGAGTCCGAGGTCGAGCTCGAGGCATTGGCGATCACCCCGGCCCAGGTGGCCGCTGTGGTCAAGCTCGTCGACGAGGGCAAGCTGTCCAACAAGCTGGCTCGCCAGGTCATCGAGGGAGTGCTGGCCGGCGAGGGCGAGCCCGAGCAGGTGATGACCGACCGCGGTCTCGCGCTCGTGCGCGACGACTCGGTGATCCAGGCTGCTGTGGACGAGGCGCTGGCCGCCAACCCCGATGTCGCGGACAAGATCCGCGGCGGCAAGATCCAGGCCGCCGGAGCGATCGTCGGTGCGGTGATGAAGGCGACCAAAGGCTCGGCTGACGCGGCACGGGTTCGCGAGTTGGTGCTGGCCGCCTGCGGCCAGAGCGGGTAA
- a CDS encoding ACT domain-containing protein, with protein sequence MYVPSYLLRVQLEDRPGSLGSLAVALGSVGADILSLDVVERGAGYAIDDLVVDLPLGSMPDTLITAAENLSGVYVDSIRPHIGLLEAHRELELIDHVAAAGSRARRLQVLAEEAPRVLRVGWCVVVRSTATGVERIAGSHGAPETQAQSAPWLPLQQATELDGTQDWVPQVWRDMDTTLAAAPLRDQDTAVVLGRPGGPGFRPSEVARLGYLAGIVATILR encoded by the coding sequence ATGTACGTGCCTTCGTATCTGCTGCGGGTCCAGCTAGAGGACCGACCAGGCAGCCTCGGCTCGCTCGCCGTGGCTCTGGGCTCGGTCGGCGCCGACATCCTGTCGCTCGACGTCGTCGAGCGCGGAGCCGGCTATGCGATCGACGATCTGGTCGTCGACCTGCCGCTGGGCTCTATGCCGGACACCTTGATCACGGCCGCCGAGAACCTCTCGGGCGTCTACGTCGACAGCATCCGTCCCCACATCGGGTTGCTCGAGGCGCATCGCGAACTCGAATTGATCGACCATGTCGCGGCCGCCGGCTCCAGGGCCCGACGGTTGCAGGTGCTCGCCGAAGAAGCCCCACGGGTTCTGCGGGTCGGCTGGTGCGTCGTGGTGCGGTCGACCGCAACCGGCGTGGAACGCATCGCCGGGAGTCACGGCGCGCCCGAGACCCAGGCACAGTCGGCGCCGTGGTTGCCGTTGCAGCAGGCCACCGAGCTCGACGGGACCCAGGATTGGGTGCCGCAGGTGTGGCGCGACATGGACACCACGCTGGCCGCCGCGCCCTTGCGCGACCAGGACACCGCAGTCGTGCTGGGCCGTCCCGGCGGTCCCGGATTCCGGCCCTCGGAGGTGGCCCGGTTGGGTTACCTGGCCGGGATCGTCGCCACGATCCTGCGCTGA
- a CDS encoding ATP-dependent 6-phosphofructokinase: MRIGVLTGGGDCPGLNAVIRAVVRTCDQRYDSSVVGFLDGWRGLLEDRRIQLANDDRNDRLLAKGGTMLGTARVNPDKLRAGLDQIKQTLEDNGIDVLIPIGGEGTLTAAHWLSEENVPVVGVPKTIDNDIDCTDVTFGHDTALQVATEAIDRLHSTAESHQRVMLVEVMGRHAGWIALNAGLASGAHMTLIPEQPFDVEEVCRLVKKRFQHGSSHFICVVAEGAKPAEGTMQLRQGGMDEFGHEKFTGVAQQLALEVEKRIKKDVRVTVLGHVQRGGTPTAYDRVLATRFGVNAADAAHAGEFGMMVSLQGQDIGRVSLADATRQLKLVPQSRYDDAAEFFG, translated from the coding sequence ATGCGCATCGGAGTTCTCACCGGCGGCGGTGACTGTCCTGGCCTGAACGCGGTGATCCGGGCGGTGGTGCGTACCTGCGACCAGCGTTACGACTCGTCGGTGGTCGGATTTCTCGACGGCTGGCGCGGCCTGTTGGAGGATCGCCGTATCCAACTGGCCAACGACGATCGCAATGACCGCCTGCTGGCCAAGGGCGGAACCATGTTGGGCACCGCGCGGGTCAACCCCGACAAGCTGCGGGCCGGGCTGGACCAGATCAAGCAGACCCTCGAAGACAACGGGATCGACGTGTTGATCCCGATCGGCGGTGAAGGGACATTGACCGCCGCGCACTGGTTGTCCGAGGAGAACGTGCCGGTGGTCGGGGTGCCCAAGACCATCGACAACGACATTGACTGCACGGACGTGACTTTCGGCCACGACACGGCGCTGCAGGTGGCGACCGAGGCCATCGACCGGCTGCACAGCACCGCCGAATCGCACCAACGCGTCATGCTGGTCGAGGTGATGGGCCGCCATGCCGGCTGGATCGCGCTGAACGCCGGGCTGGCCTCGGGAGCGCACATGACGCTGATTCCCGAGCAGCCCTTTGACGTCGAGGAAGTGTGCCGGCTGGTCAAGAAGCGGTTCCAGCACGGATCGTCACACTTCATCTGCGTGGTGGCCGAGGGGGCGAAGCCGGCCGAGGGCACCATGCAACTGCGCCAGGGAGGCATGGACGAGTTCGGGCACGAGAAATTCACCGGTGTGGCACAGCAGTTGGCGCTCGAGGTGGAGAAGCGGATCAAAAAGGATGTGCGCGTCACGGTCCTCGGCCACGTCCAGCGCGGCGGTACCCCGACGGCGTATGACCGGGTACTGGCCACCCGGTTCGGGGTGAATGCGGCCGATGCCGCGCATGCCGGGGAGTTCGGGATGATGGTGTCGTTGCAGGGGCAGGACATCGGCCGGGTGTCGCTGGCCGATGCGACGCGCCAGCTCAAACTGGTGCCGCAGTCCCGCTACGACGACGCCGCCGAGTTCTTCGGCTAG
- a CDS encoding TetR/AcrR family transcriptional regulator, which produces MPDRQRRRYAPRLPRQERREQLLDAALTVLRDCPLHELTVEAVAEAAGVGKPVLYTAFRTRTELVTALLIREHQNGMHQVLTALPKNHSVTGPADAYTATVTGFLRCVLENPARWQLILTVPDGAPRDIHAAAHNARSEILTQVEHMAKTSMAADPRLSALDAELLGHTLLSFAEMLGRLAVHDPASYPRDRLEQYATAAMTIFAGP; this is translated from the coding sequence GTGCCTGACCGCCAGCGCCGCAGATACGCACCGCGGCTACCGCGTCAAGAACGCCGCGAGCAACTGCTTGATGCAGCATTGACAGTGCTCCGCGACTGCCCCCTGCACGAGCTGACGGTGGAGGCCGTCGCCGAGGCCGCCGGAGTCGGCAAACCTGTCCTCTACACCGCGTTCCGGACCCGCACCGAACTGGTGACCGCGTTGCTCATCCGCGAGCATCAGAATGGAATGCACCAGGTCCTGACCGCACTGCCCAAGAATCACTCGGTAACCGGACCCGCAGACGCCTACACCGCAACCGTCACCGGTTTCCTGCGCTGCGTGCTGGAAAACCCGGCGCGCTGGCAACTCATCCTCACGGTGCCCGACGGTGCTCCGCGGGACATCCACGCGGCGGCCCACAACGCCCGCAGCGAGATCCTCACGCAGGTCGAGCACATGGCGAAAACAAGCATGGCGGCGGATCCCCGGCTTTCCGCACTGGATGCCGAGCTTCTCGGCCACACCTTGCTGTCGTTCGCCGAGATGCTCGGCCGCCTGGCCGTGCACGACCCGGCCAGCTACCCGCGCGACCGGCTCGAGCAATACGCCACTGCGGCGATGACGATATTCGCCGGGCCGTGA
- the gatA gene encoding Asp-tRNA(Asn)/Glu-tRNA(Gln) amidotransferase subunit GatA — protein MSELIRRDAATLGAQIAAKEVSSTEVTQAHLDQIAGTDERFNAFLHVAADSALETAARIDAAVAAGETLPSPLAGVPLALKDVFTATDMPTTAGSKILEGWRAPYDAAVTARLRAAGIPILGKTNMDEFAMGSSTENSAYGPTRNPWNTERVPGGSGGGSAAALAAYQAPLAIGTDTGGSIRQPAALTATVGVKPTYGTVSRYGLIACASSLDQGGPCARTVLDTALLHQVIAGHDPRDSTSVDAPVPDVVGAARTGATGDLKGVRVGVVKQLRGEGYQPGVLESFNAAVAQLTALGAEVTEVDCPHFDHAMDAYYLILPSEVSSNLARFDAMRFGLRVGDDGTHSAEEVMALTRAAGFGPEVKRRIMIGTYALSAGYYDAYYNQAQKVRTLIARDLDQAYQNVDVLVSPATPTTAFRLGEKVDDPLAMYLFDLCTLPLNLAGHCGMSVPSGLSPDDGLPVGLQIMAPALADDRLYRVGAAYEAARGPLPSAL, from the coding sequence ATGAGTGAGCTGATCCGTCGCGATGCGGCGACCCTGGGTGCCCAGATTGCGGCGAAGGAGGTCTCCTCGACCGAGGTGACCCAGGCGCACCTGGACCAGATCGCCGGGACCGACGAGCGCTTCAACGCGTTCCTGCACGTGGCGGCGGATTCCGCGCTGGAGACCGCGGCCCGGATCGACGCCGCCGTGGCTGCCGGAGAGACGCTGCCGTCGCCGCTGGCCGGGGTGCCGCTGGCGCTCAAGGACGTCTTCACCGCCACCGACATGCCGACCACCGCGGGATCCAAGATCCTGGAAGGGTGGCGCGCGCCGTACGACGCGGCGGTGACCGCGCGGCTGCGCGCCGCGGGAATCCCGATCCTCGGCAAGACCAACATGGACGAATTCGCAATGGGATCGTCGACCGAGAATTCGGCATACGGCCCGACCCGCAACCCGTGGAACACCGAGCGGGTGCCCGGCGGATCGGGCGGCGGTAGCGCTGCGGCCCTTGCCGCCTACCAGGCCCCGCTGGCCATCGGCACCGACACCGGCGGGTCGATCCGCCAGCCTGCCGCGCTCACCGCGACCGTCGGCGTCAAGCCGACCTACGGCACCGTCTCGCGCTACGGCCTGATCGCCTGTGCGTCCTCGCTGGACCAGGGCGGCCCGTGTGCCCGCACCGTGCTGGACACCGCGCTGCTGCACCAGGTGATCGCCGGCCACGATCCGCGCGACTCCACCTCCGTCGATGCCCCGGTACCCGATGTGGTCGGTGCTGCCCGGACCGGTGCGACAGGCGATCTCAAGGGCGTGCGCGTCGGCGTCGTCAAGCAGCTACGCGGCGAGGGTTACCAGCCCGGAGTGCTGGAGTCGTTCAATGCCGCAGTCGCCCAGCTGACCGCGCTCGGCGCTGAGGTCACCGAGGTCGACTGCCCGCACTTCGACCACGCGATGGACGCCTACTACCTGATCCTGCCGTCGGAGGTGTCGAGCAACCTGGCGCGATTCGATGCGATGCGCTTCGGGCTGCGGGTCGGCGATGACGGCACGCACAGCGCCGAGGAGGTCATGGCGTTGACCCGGGCCGCCGGATTCGGTCCGGAGGTCAAGCGCCGGATCATGATCGGCACCTACGCGTTGTCGGCGGGCTACTACGACGCCTACTACAACCAGGCGCAGAAGGTCCGGACGCTGATCGCCCGCGACCTGGACCAGGCCTACCAGAACGTGGACGTGCTGGTGTCCCCGGCGACCCCGACGACGGCGTTCCGCCTGGGGGAGAAGGTCGACGATCCGCTGGCCATGTATCTGTTCGATCTGTGCACGCTGCCGTTGAACCTGGCCGGACACTGCGGTATGTCGGTGCCGTCGGGTCTCTCGCCCGATGACGGCCTGCCGGTCGGTCTGCAGATCATGGCGCCGGCCCTGGCCGACGACCGGCTGTATCGCGTCGGCGCCGCCTACGAGGCTGCCCGCGGTCCGCTGCCCAGCGCGTTGTAG